The Neospora caninum Liverpool complete genome, chromosome X genome includes a region encoding these proteins:
- a CDS encoding putative copper-transporting ATPase 1 — MTCMSCSGAVERQLQQTFGVYDAVVDLMGSCALVAMDPLLQTPQGVCEAIQKLGFRSSPLSFHNRVQRESSSVSRGAPCGAPAPGPASREVWEKPARGCGGAEENSLDRGFEEGKAPPERCFRVLKPEANGETENPRTEGETDAVETKGDNLQAIKPYCHLNATEPWKEGNVGVPQGERLCANARLGGSLSSRGGQAGAESEEGGGESGDERGETLESGVGVEISTAKREVPTVRPYASTPGKTRFKNSEKKQATASLVMKIQECLKNGSVTSSVSFLSSTSSTASSPLSSYRTATCGHTWDRQQAPVSSCRGEKEIVAVLRRREGVIACSRIDDGDSAVLHVCYNPSLLGARQIVALVEAEGFLVTVQRADPLRTQREEMKKLISSLSKNVRFSVGPATLVLFLALATHMAVLPSWLRFELVPGVTLSNLVMLVLTIPVQFCWGYCFQQAAVKACTARCPTMDCLVALSTNLAFFYSCVALGYSFLSRVVFARQRDDFKRQFSSGVEASRDARWAARQNDYFVHAALQAEDDPPTCFDACATLTTVLLIGKWLQQRVKAQALKMLDRVLDKPPASAILVAAEAKDTLSGLEGKNPGTLRKTAREIPVDLLHIGDVIEVPPAETLPADGLLLSPSCARVDEQLLTGEAKCVCKSYGDQLLAGSKNGGSASILLHVNKIGDQTVLSQISALASEVQRSRLPIQAIADKLAAYFVPVVLVIVAITLVAWSAVVFSFSTNPSFLQHTVPRDLVTLPTGARHPQANLGSNQSLVFRPSPEDDLTARDSREDAPTSNRQNAPENPHSRDDPCEGSGARSPSNSGMACSLLRTTSRQTDHESGEPLGVSPLRRQSPDGARNVASDLPTVGILFPEMHARPPGETRKEPAAFHTSFADDPSLTRGEMPIGLLDASLVEKSRDHGTSPPEARTPEGARVRFSKLGFEETIHWKLWIFFVKSLFVLRFVIAVCSIACPCAMGLAVPVALAAAAGRAAAWGILIQNGAAFEAAGKAQTIVFDKTGTLTTGKMKVAAAVLSLRNIEEYLLPFYASQNKAENDMCRETPHCTSEGIPLSLVEKCPPELFSLSPPRLSLPCIQHEHSAPRSSVLASPSSLSPCSLTPSPLAFRGTWCVRAAAQPSLHNERRSGREDGASEKERQLKNGAEFKCLEKRLESIACAVSPLQPRLMLETECAFWWAVTSAEAGADHSVAHAITDFYEALQKEQSERRFSSCVKKAQRPDDGGEAPEKTLPTVPSSRNDGDRRLEKRGVSLVTRQTPPSKESRALRKSLLEAPCAHFPDILPPLSRETHPGKGLTATLRSRSKRSLPATLHLVVGRPGLACLAPASLDAPEGSGNRQQNARSAAPDLRQAFVEGGREAQKGDLRASACRVEDTEKDSDGRTVSGIATTVQSEATDAEKQLLSEWIAHHQAETGTVVVVHTLVEVKPRTGEGVGEAHASYKSVFLGAVAFADELSPDAEAAVAYLKDALRLKLFVCTGDNRRTAQRVATALGISPSCVLAEALPPQKAAFVRSLQTAGNRHKRSHGRSKRRKGETRDEGRDERRDERMTRDTHGRQGKGDRERAVHLHHDFSRTEWVLKRQRPPGETAEKGADANARSWRTNFTWALGFNVLALPLAAGVFYPHVYVHPLAAATAMALSCFLVLLNASGLARFPKYSEKLPLRA; from the exons ATGACATGCATGTCGTGTTCCGGAGCTGTCGagcggcagctgcagcaAACATTTGGGGTGTACGACGCGGTAGTCGATTTAATGGGCAGCTGCGCGCTAGTGGCAATGGACCCGCTGCTGCAGACGCCCCAGGGGGTTTGCGAGGCAATTCAGAAACTCGGGTTCCGGAGCTCTCCGCTGTCATTTCATAACCGGGTGCAAAGAGAGAGCTCTTCAGTGTCCCGCGGCGCGCCCTGCGGAGCGCCCGCGCCGGGACCAGCGAGCCGCGAGGTGTGGGAGAAACCAGCAAGAGGCTGCGGAGGGGCTGAGGAGAACAGTCTCGACAGAGGCTTCGAGGAGGGTAAGGCACCCCCGGAACGTTGTTTCCGAGTTTTGAAACCCGAAGCAAacggggaaacagaaaacccGAGGACGGAGGGGGAGACTGATGCCGTGGAAACAAAAGGTGACAACTTACAAGCAATAAAACCTTATTGCCACCTGAACGCAACAGAGCCTtggaaagagggaaacgtcGGGGTTCCTCAAGGGGAACGACTCTGCGCCAATGCTCGACTTGGAGGGTCTTTGTCTTCCAGGGGGGGACAGGCTGGAGCAGAGTCggaagaggggggaggcgaAAGCGGCGATGAGAGGGGGGAAACCTTGGAGTCCGGGGTGGGTGTGGAGATTTCCACAGCCAAAAGGGAGGTCCCGACCGTTCGGCCATACGCAAGCACTCCAGGCAAGACGCGCTTCAagaacagcgagaagaaacaggccACGGCATCATTGGTCATGAAAATCCAAGAATGCTTGAAAAATGGGTCTGTCACTTcatccgtttctttcctgtcgtcCACGTCGTCCacggcttcttcgcccctttcttcctACCGGACGGCGACCTGTGGTCACACCTGGGACAGGCAACAAGCTCCAGTTTCTTCGtgtcgaggcgagaaggaaatcgTTGCCGTCctgcgcaggagagaaggcgttATCGCGTGCTCTCGGATTGATGACGGAGACAGTGCCGTTCTTCACGTCTGCTACaatccttctctcctcggcgccaGGCAGATCGTCGCCCTCGTGGAGGCAGAGGGCTTCCTGGTTACAGTCCAAAGAGCAGATCCTTTGAGAACCCAG AGGGAGGAAATGAAGAAACTAATCTCCAGCTTATCGAAAAATGTGCGTTTTTCTGTGGGACCTGCCActctcgttcttttcctcgccctcgctaCACACATGGCGGTCCTTCCTTCCTGGCTCAG GTTTGAGCTCGTCCCAGGCGTCACACTCTCCAACCTTGTCATGTTGGTGCTCACGATTCCTGTTCAGTTTTGCTGGGGGTACTGCTTTCAGCAAGCTGCAGTCAAG GCCTGCACAGCGCGCTGTCCTACAATGGACTGCCTTGTCGCTCTAAGCACAAATCTCGCCTTTTTCTACTCTTGCGTTGCTCTCGGGTATAGTTTTCTGTCCCGCGTTGTGTTTGCGAGACAAAGGGACGACTTCAAGCGACAGTTCTCGTCCGGTGTTGAGGCTAGCAGAGACGCTCGTTGGGcggcgagacaaaacgactactttgtgcatgcagctctaCAAGCGGAAGACGACCCACCAACGTGcttcgatgcatgcgcaacGCTCACAACGGTGTTGCTTATTGGAAAG TGGCTGCAGCAGCGTGTGAAGGCGCAGGCTCTGAAGATGCTGGATCG AGTGTTGGACAAACCCCCAGCAAGTGCCATATTGGTTgcagcagaggcgaaggacaCCCTTTCCGGACTCGAGGGAAAGAATCCCGGAACTCTGAGAAAAACAGCGCGAGAAATTCCTGTCGATCTGCTTCACATCGGAGATGTCATCGAGGTCCCACCTGCGGAGACACTCCCTGCCGACGGCCTTCTCTTG AGTCCCTCATGTGCAAGAGTGGACGAGCAGTTGCTGACGGGAGAAGCCAAGTGCGTTTGCAAATCTTACGGCGACCAGTTGCTTGCTGGCTCAAAGAATGGCGGCTCGGCATCCATTCTTTTGCACGTTAACAAA ATTGGCGACCAGACGGTTCTGAGCCAGATCTCGGCTTTGGCCTCAGAGGTGCAACGCAGCCGCCTCCCCATTCAGGCAATCGCGGACAAACTCGCCGCTTACTTTGTGCCTGTGGTGTTGGTGATTGTCGCTATCACGCTCGTGGCGTGGTCGGCAGtcgtcttttcgttttcaaCAAACCCGTCTTTCCTGCAACACACTGTTCCACGGGACCTAGTCACTTTGCCGACTGGCGCAAGGCATCCTCAGGCGAATCTGGGGAGCAACCAATCGCTTGTctttcggccttctccgGAGGACGATCTCACCGCGAGGGACAgtcgagaagacgcaccgACCTCGAATCGGCAGAACGCGCCAGAGAATCCCCATTCTCGCGACGACCCTTGTGAAGGGAGTGGAGCGAGGAGTCCGAGCAATTCCGGAATGGCGTGTTCCCTTCTGCGTACCACCAGCAGGCAAACGGACCACGAGAGTGGAGAGCCTCTGGGGGTTTCCCCTCTCAGGCGCCAGTCCCCTGATGGTGCAAGGAACGTGGCTAGCGACCTCCCTACCGTCGGAATTTTGTTCCCTgaaatgcatgcgcgcccACCAGGAGAGACTCGCAAAGAACCTGCTGCGTTTCACACCTCCTTTGCAGACGATCCGAGTCTCACGAGGGGCGAAATGCCCATCGGTCTCCTTGATGCCTCGCTTGTtgagaagagcagagaccACGGGACCAGTCCCCCGGAAGCGAGAACCCCGGAAGGCGCTAGAGTGCGGTTCTCCAAGTTGGGTTTCGAAGAAACGATCCACTGGAAACTGTGGATCTTCTTCGTGAAatcgctcttcgtccttcgATTTGTGATCGCCGTATGCAGCATTGCCTGCCCTTGCGCAATGGGCCTTGCAGTCCCCGTGGCCCTggcggcagctgcaggcCGAGCAGCCGCGTGGGGTATCCTCATCCAAAACGGCGCGGCATTCGAAGCAGCCGGGAAAGCTCAAACCATCGTGTTCGATAAAACTGGAACGCTGACCACAGGCAAAATGAAA GTGGCCGCTGCTGTACTTTCGCTTCGAAACATTGAAGAGTATCTGCTTCCTTTCTACGCCTCTCAGAACAAAGCTGAGAACGACATGTGCCGGGAAACCCCGCATTGTACCTCAGAAGGcattcctctttctctcgttgaAAAGTGCCCACCAGaactcttttctctttctccacctAGACTATCCCTCCCTTGCATTCAACATGAACACTCAGCTCCGCGCTCGTctgttctcgcttctccttcgtctctttcgccttgtTCTTTGACTCCGTCTCCCCTTGCCTTTCGTGGCACTTGGTGCGTTCGCGCAGCTGCACAGCCTTCTCTGCACAACGAACGACGGAGTggcagggaagacggcgcgtccgagaaggaaagacagttGAAAAACGGGGCAGAGTTTAAGTGCCTTGAAAAGCGCTTGGAGTCCAtcgcctgcgctgtctcACCTTTACAACCGAGGCTCATGTTGGAGACTGAATGCGCATTTTGGTGGGCGGTCACGAGCGCCGAAGCAGGGGCCGACCACTCGGTAGCCCACGCGATCACAGACTTCTACGAGGCTCTTCAAAAAGAGCAAAGCGAAcggcgtttttcttcctgtgtcAAAAAAGCACAGAGGCCggacgacggcggcgaggctccGGAGAAAACCCTGCCCactgttccttcttcgcgaaaTGACGGGGACCGTCGACTTGAAAAACGCGGAGTATCGCTTGTGACTCGCCAGACGCCGCCTTCAAAAGAGAGCAGGGCACTGCGCAAGTCTCTGCTGGAGGCGCCCTGTGCACACTTCCCTGAcatccttcctcctctttctcgcgaaaCGCACCCCGGAAAAGGCCTCACTGCgacgcttcgctctcggAGCAAACGCAGCCTCCCGGCGACGCTCCACCTCGTCGTCGGCAGGCCaggcctcgcctgcctcgctcctgcctcgctgGACGCACCCGAAGGATCGGGAAACAGACAGCAAAACGCTCGCTCTGCGGCCCCCGATTTGCGGCAGGCCTTCGttgaaggcggcagagaggcgcagaaaggcgaCCTACGTGCAAGCGCCTGCCGCGTTGAGGACACGGAGAAGGACAGCGATGGACGTACAGTTAGTGGAATCGCCACAACCGTCCAAAGCGAAGCAACggatgcagagaaacagctcCTCAGC GAGTGGATTGCCCACCATCaagcagagacggggacCGTGGTTGTTGTGCACACCCTCGTGGAGGTCAAACCCCGCACGGGAGAAGGCGTgggcgaggcgcatgcgtcgtATAAATCAGTCTTTTTGGGAGCCGTTGCATTTGCCGACGAGCTGTCTCCAGACGCCGAAGCAGCAGTCGCTTACTTGAAGGATGCGCTGAGGTTGAAGCTCTTCGTATGTACTGGCGACAACAGGCGGACCGCCCAGCGAGTGGCGACAGCTCTCGGAATTTCCCCAAGCTGCGTCCTGGCCGAGGCGCTTCCTCCCCAGAAAGCAGCCTTTGTTCGTTCGCTGCAGACTGCGGGAAATCGCCACAAACGGAGTCacggaagaagcaaaaggagaaaaggagagacgcgcgacgaagggagagacgagaggagagacgagagaatgacgcgagacacacacggaagacaaggaaagggagacagagagagggcagTCCACCTGCACCACGACTTTTCGAGAACAGAGTGGGTCTTGAAGAGACAAAGGCCTCcaggcgagacagcagaaaagggagCAGATGCGAATGCCCGTTCGTGGCGTAC GAATTTCACTTGGGCGTTGGGATTCAACGTCCTGGCTCTGCCTCTTGCGGCGGGTGTTTTCTATCCTCACGTCTACGTGCACCCTctggcggcggcgacggctaTGGCGTTGAgctgttttctcgtcctcctcaACGCCTCGggtctcgcgcgttttccgaAGTATTCGGAGAAACTGCCCCTGCGGGcgtga